Part of the Halobellus ruber genome is shown below.
TGACCCACGACGTCCCCGACGACTGGGAGCACCTCCTCGTGGACGTGACCCAGGAAGGTGAGATCTCCCAGGCGGCCGACGAGATCTTCCAGTCCGCCGGCCGGCTGGACGTCGTGGTCAACAACGCCGGGATCGGGGAGTTCGGGTCCGACATCGTCTCCGAGTCGGTGGAGACGATCGACCGGACGCTCGCGACCAACCTCCGCGGCCCGATGCTCGTGTGCAAGCACACCGTCCCGCTACTGCTCCGGACCGACGGCGGCCGCGTCGTCAACGTCTCCTCGGGGATGGGCGCGATCGGCGAGGGCCAGTCCGGCGGGTCGCCGGCCTACCGCGTGTCGAAGACCGGGCTGAACGGGCTCACGGCGTACCTCCACGGGGAGTACGCCGACGACGGGCTGCTCGCGAACTCGGCCTGTCCGGGGTGGGTCCGGACCGATATGGGCGGCGCGGAGGCCGACCGGTCGGTGGAACGCGGCGCCGAGACCCCGACGTGGCTGTGTCGGTTCCGACCCGGGTCGCCGAGCGGCCGGTTCTGGCGGGACACGGAACCGATCGAGTGGTGACCGAGTGGACAGTTCTTTGAGCCCGGGTTCCGTCCCCCGAGGTATGTCGCAGGATCCGGGCGTCCGCGAGTCCCCCGGCGCGCTCGTCGACTACGCCGCCGGCGTCGCCGACGTCCTCGCCCACGGGGGTGTGGCCGTCGCGATCGTCGGGCTGTTGCTGGGGTTGCTTCTGGTGACGCCCGTCGGCGGCGGGATCGTTCTGGTCCTCGTTGCAGTCGTCCTTCCAGCCGTTGCTGTGGGCCTCTGGCTCGAAGTCCCTGCGCGGCTTCGGGAGCAGTTGGGGTAGCTGACGGCTGGGGAAGATCGGTGGCTTCAATCGCGACGAAACCGAACTCGATACTGCGCGAGGGTGGCCGAGTCATAGTAGCGTTTGGAAGTCTTCGCTCACTCGATCGCACGACGGCGTGCGACCGGATGTGCAACCAGTTGCAAACGCTACGATAGAAAAAGGCGACGGCCTCAAACCCGGGTCCGCCTCCAGCGGTTCGTGACGCAGCCGCCTCACCACGTGGACTCATACGGATTATTGTTCGGACGCGAGGGGATGTCACCCCGTGTCCTCTGTGCGTATCCTGACGCTCGGAGCAGGCTGGAGATCTTACCTCGATCCATCCCTCAGGTTTTCACTCACGATCGCTGATGCTATCGGCCCAGTCCTACCGAGGAACTGCCACGGACAGGATTTGAACCTGCGGACCCCTATGGGAGAGCATCTTGAGTGCTCCGCCTTTTCCGAACTTGGCTACCGTGGCGCAGTGGAGCGTTGCCACTGACGAGTCTTGAATCGTGTGGTATTCACCCGTCTTCGGTGGGAAACCCTCGGGTGGCTCTGGTCTGTTGTGCCGCTGTTTTCAGGTGGCCACGGAGGGATGCCGTAGAGGCGACAACCCGCGTGCCGGCCCACCGCGTATCGACGCGGCGAGCGACAGCGAGCGGTGCCGCCGATGCGCGGATCCGAATCCTCCCCTACCCGTTGAACGGGGGAGGGACGGTCGAGCGCGCTCGGGTTCGGTCCACGCCTGCCAGTCTACCGGCGGACCACACGCCGTGCGCTCGTGTACCTCCCGACCCTCAACGACAGCCCGCTGTCTCACCGCAAAAACAGGCCGGAGCGGGAAGCGACGAAACCCCCGATCAGACCGTCGCCGATCGGCTTCGGAGCCACTGGACGGCTTCCGAGCGAGTATCGAAGTAGTGCGTCCGCAGCGCCCCGTCGCCGACCTCCTGCATAATGTTCTCGACGCTCATGTTCGCGATCACGCTCTCCGGCTGTACGATCGCCATCTGAGCGAGACTCGTCTCGACCGCCCGCGGGAACCAGTCGGTGTTCGACCACTCCTGGTCGTCGTCGGAGACGGTTCCCATCTCGCGCAGATCCGCGAGCCAGTTTTCGGCGCCTTCCCTCTGAACGAGTTCGAGTCCGGCGTCAAGCCCCTCCCGAAACGCCGCCCCCTGTGCGAAATCGTGCCACTCCATCACGACAGCGTTCAGCTCTTCGTCGTACTGTGCCGTAAGGTGGTCCTCGTCGTAGTACGCCATAGTGTGACAACCCAAACTGTGGGAAATAAACCTTCGCGGCCGGCTATCAGAACTGAAATACGGTGTGTTCACTCCACCAGCGACCCGCCCGTCATCGCCGCCGGCGCCTCAATACCTACCAGTTCCAGCATCGTCGGGGCGACATCACAGAGGGAGCCGCCGTCGCGGACACGTCTTCCGCCGCTGTCGGCGTCGGGCGTCAGGTAGATGAACGGCACCGGGTTCGTGGTATGGGCGGTGTGCGGCTTCTCGGCCGTGCCCATATCGTCGGCGTTGCCGTGGTCCGCGGTCACGAGCACGTGACCGCCGGCTTCCTGGACCGCGGGCACCAGCCGGCCGAGCTCCCGGTCGACGGTCTCGACGGCGGTCACGGCCGCCTCGAAGTCGCCGGTGTGGCCGACCATATCCGGGTTCGCGTAGTTGAGGACCATCGCGTCGGGATCCGCGGCGTCGATCAGGTCGACCGCGGTATCGGTCACC
Proteins encoded:
- a CDS encoding SDR family NAD(P)-dependent oxidoreductase: MTDATPALYDSLDGQVALVTGANRGIGRAVASNLHDLGATVFAATRSVTHDVPDDWEHLLVDVTQEGEISQAADEIFQSAGRLDVVVNNAGIGEFGSDIVSESVETIDRTLATNLRGPMLVCKHTVPLLLRTDGGRVVNVSSGMGAIGEGQSGGSPAYRVSKTGLNGLTAYLHGEYADDGLLANSACPGWVRTDMGGAEADRSVERGAETPTWLCRFRPGSPSGRFWRDTEPIEW
- a CDS encoding STAS/SEC14 domain-containing protein: MAYYDEDHLTAQYDEELNAVVMEWHDFAQGAAFREGLDAGLELVQREGAENWLADLREMGTVSDDDQEWSNTDWFPRAVETSLAQMAIVQPESVIANMSVENIMQEVGDGALRTHYFDTRSEAVQWLRSRSATV